The following proteins are encoded in a genomic region of Saccharopolyspora antimicrobica:
- a CDS encoding helix-turn-helix domain-containing protein: MARQSDLAQKRRSRGHTQETLAHRLEVDVSTVARWERGASTPTPRMREALARELGLSLDQLAGLLPHPAVARELPAVDPVELIKDVWTSAERDGLASRLAENSAEPGLTGDRAVRVAHQWLITPPPPAVAWTSESGRRIGSGALGRIQARLRYLHHADDVVAGGDLHSTIRGEVARTATLLRTASYPEEIGRGLLRAIAELCQLAGWSTADAGHIATAEHYYLSGIQAAHAADDPVLAAQVVSALAGHLTEYGRARDAVLVAKSAQARIDGLGRNATTPTVRALLHARASWAHVAAGEPGQAATAIQRAQDEYACRRDGDPDPAWVYWLTPEEMEIIVGRVDTALGRTRQARQRLTSAIRSCDHRRVRETALYTTWLAHAHLRAQDVDGASALANRAQQLSETIPSDYSERAVRQLTRQLAAAR, encoded by the coding sequence GTGGCACGCCAGTCCGACCTCGCACAGAAGCGCCGCAGCCGCGGCCACACGCAGGAAACGCTCGCGCACCGGCTGGAGGTGGACGTCTCCACCGTGGCGCGGTGGGAGCGCGGCGCGTCCACGCCGACCCCGCGGATGCGGGAGGCGCTGGCCCGCGAGCTGGGGCTCTCGCTGGACCAGCTCGCCGGGCTGCTGCCGCACCCCGCTGTCGCCCGGGAGCTCCCCGCCGTCGACCCGGTGGAGCTCATCAAGGACGTCTGGACCTCGGCGGAGCGCGACGGGCTCGCCTCGCGCCTGGCGGAGAACTCCGCCGAGCCCGGGCTGACCGGTGATCGCGCGGTGCGCGTGGCCCACCAGTGGCTGATCACCCCGCCGCCGCCCGCGGTGGCGTGGACGAGCGAGTCCGGGCGGCGCATCGGTTCCGGCGCGCTCGGCCGCATCCAGGCGCGGTTGCGGTACCTGCACCACGCCGACGACGTGGTGGCGGGCGGGGACCTGCACAGCACGATCCGCGGTGAGGTCGCCCGCACCGCGACGCTGCTGCGCACCGCCAGCTATCCCGAGGAGATCGGCCGCGGGCTGTTGCGGGCCATCGCCGAGCTGTGCCAGCTGGCGGGCTGGTCGACGGCCGACGCCGGGCACATCGCGACCGCCGAGCACTACTACCTCAGCGGGATCCAGGCCGCGCACGCCGCCGACGACCCGGTGCTGGCCGCGCAGGTGGTGTCGGCGCTGGCCGGGCACCTCACCGAGTACGGCAGGGCGCGCGATGCGGTTCTGGTGGCCAAGTCGGCGCAGGCGCGCATCGACGGCCTGGGCCGCAACGCCACGACGCCGACCGTGCGCGCGCTGCTGCACGCGCGAGCCTCCTGGGCGCACGTGGCGGCGGGCGAGCCCGGTCAGGCCGCCACCGCGATCCAGCGCGCTCAGGACGAGTACGCGTGCCGCCGCGACGGCGACCCCGATCCGGCGTGGGTCTACTGGCTGACGCCCGAGGAGATGGAGATCATCGTCGGCCGGGTCGACACCGCGCTGGGCCGCACCCGGCAGGCGCGGCAGCGCCTGACCTCGGCGATCCGCAGCTGCGACCACCGCCGCGTCCGCGAGACCGCGCTCTACACGACCTGGCTCGCGCACGCGCACCTGCGCGCGCAGGACGTCGACGGCGCCTCGGCGCTGGCCAACCGGGCTCAACAGCTGAGCGAGACGATCCCCTCCGACTACAGCGAGCGCGCGGTGCGCCAGCTGACCCGGCAGCTGGCGGCGGCCCGGTAG
- the ahcY gene encoding adenosylhomocysteinase has protein sequence MPLLRDPALADDGARKIEFAHRRMPVLAGLTERWAAEKPLRGARIAACLHVTTETANLCRALVAGGAEVALCASNPLSTKDDVAAAIQRDLGAEVFAVRGCDRETYYQQVKGALDIEPTLIVDDGADLTATVHEQRPELLPAIIGGTEITSTGVIRMRNMAADAALRYPVLPTNDALTKHLFDNRYGTGQNTIDGILRATNILLAGATVVVAGYGWCGRGVAARARGMGADVVVTEVDPVRALEAKLDGLRVLPMHRAAAEADVVITTTGNRDVVTVEHMRLMKDGALIGNSGHFDLEIAVDDLTSTATSRRYLRDNCVEYTLPEGHRILLLAEGRLLGQAAAEAHPAEVMDMTFATQALAVRYLVERAGELEPAVHPIPKEIENEVAVAKLAAYDITIDELTPRQHEYLTSWQFGT, from the coding sequence ATGCCCCTGCTGCGCGATCCGGCGCTGGCCGACGACGGCGCCCGCAAGATCGAGTTCGCCCACCGCCGGATGCCGGTCCTGGCCGGCCTGACCGAGCGCTGGGCGGCGGAGAAACCGCTTCGCGGCGCGCGCATCGCCGCCTGCCTGCACGTCACCACCGAGACGGCGAACCTGTGCCGCGCGCTGGTCGCGGGTGGCGCCGAAGTGGCGCTGTGCGCGTCGAACCCGCTGTCCACGAAGGACGACGTCGCCGCCGCGATCCAGCGGGACCTGGGCGCCGAGGTCTTCGCGGTCCGCGGCTGCGACCGCGAAACCTACTACCAGCAGGTCAAAGGCGCGCTCGACATCGAGCCCACGCTGATCGTCGACGACGGCGCCGACCTGACCGCCACCGTGCACGAGCAGCGCCCGGAACTGCTGCCCGCGATCATCGGCGGCACCGAGATCACCTCCACCGGCGTGATCCGGATGCGCAACATGGCCGCCGACGCGGCACTGCGCTACCCGGTCCTGCCCACCAACGACGCGCTGACCAAGCACCTGTTCGACAACCGCTACGGCACCGGCCAGAACACCATCGACGGAATCCTGCGCGCCACCAACATCCTGCTGGCCGGGGCGACCGTGGTGGTGGCCGGCTACGGCTGGTGCGGGCGCGGAGTGGCGGCGCGGGCGCGCGGCATGGGAGCCGACGTCGTGGTCACCGAGGTGGACCCGGTGCGGGCGCTGGAGGCCAAGCTCGACGGTCTGCGGGTGCTGCCGATGCACCGCGCCGCCGCCGAAGCCGACGTCGTCATCACCACGACCGGCAACCGGGACGTGGTCACCGTCGAGCACATGCGGCTGATGAAGGACGGCGCGCTCATCGGCAACTCCGGGCACTTCGACCTGGAGATCGCGGTCGACGACCTGACCAGCACCGCGACCAGCCGCCGCTACCTGCGCGACAACTGCGTGGAGTACACCCTGCCCGAAGGGCACCGGATCCTGCTGCTGGCCGAAGGCCGCCTCCTCGGCCAGGCCGCGGCGGAAGCCCACCCGGCCGAGGTGATGGACATGACCTTCGCGACCCAGGCGCTGGCGGTCCGCTACCTGGTGGAGCGCGCGGGCGAGCTGGAACCGGCGGTGCACCCGATCCCGAAGGAGATCGAGAACGAGGTGGCGGTGGCGAAGCTGGCGGCCTACGACATCACCATCGACGAGCTCACGCCCCGCCAGCACGAGTACCTCACCTCCTGGCAGTTCGGCACCTGA
- a CDS encoding SDR family NAD(P)-dependent oxidoreductase, with amino-acid sequence MAGIDLTGKNAIVTGGHSGLGLVATRALAEAGASVVVGSRDTDRAAKAVAGIQNVEVGQLDLLVPESIDAFVARYLDTGRPLHILINNAGFSGPGGIVRDARGYEAQFAANHLGHFQLTLGLHPALRAAGGARVVNTTSGAQRMSDILWDDPHFTTGRHSPDLAYAQSKTANVLFTVELDRRWSADGIRAYAPHPGIVPATDFNKSAGEEAQRAMGLIDESGEPIIDPDRGKKTPEQGAATIVFAATSPLLAGVGGVYLNNCDISPLDADPNPIDLTADEVPADVAPHSIDPRSAQRLWQLSEKLIERSPA; translated from the coding sequence ATGGCGGGCATCGATCTCACTGGCAAGAACGCGATCGTCACCGGAGGCCATTCCGGGCTGGGTCTGGTGGCCACCCGCGCGCTGGCCGAGGCCGGCGCCTCGGTCGTCGTCGGCTCCCGCGACACCGACCGCGCAGCGAAGGCAGTCGCCGGAATCCAGAACGTCGAGGTCGGTCAGCTGGACTTGCTCGTACCGGAGTCGATCGACGCCTTCGTCGCCCGCTACCTCGACACCGGCCGGCCGCTCCACATCCTCATCAACAACGCGGGCTTCTCGGGCCCAGGTGGGATCGTTCGTGACGCGCGCGGCTACGAGGCGCAGTTCGCGGCCAACCACCTCGGCCACTTCCAGCTGACGTTGGGCCTGCACCCCGCCCTGCGCGCAGCCGGCGGTGCGCGGGTCGTCAACACCACGTCGGGCGCCCAGCGGATGTCCGACATCCTGTGGGACGACCCGCATTTCACCACCGGCCGACACTCCCCGGACCTCGCCTACGCCCAGTCGAAGACCGCCAACGTGCTGTTCACGGTCGAGCTTGATCGCCGCTGGAGCGCCGACGGAATCCGCGCCTACGCACCGCACCCCGGCATCGTGCCCGCCACGGATTTCAACAAGTCGGCGGGCGAGGAGGCTCAGCGGGCCATGGGCCTCATCGACGAATCCGGGGAGCCGATCATCGATCCCGACCGAGGGAAGAAGACGCCGGAGCAGGGCGCCGCGACCATCGTGTTCGCGGCCACCAGCCCGTTGCTCGCCGGAGTCGGTGGCGTCTATCTCAACAACTGCGACATCTCACCACTGGACGCCGACCCGAACCCGATCGACCTCACCGCCGACGAGGTCCCGGCCGACGTCGCACCGCACTCCATCGATCCCCGGTCCGCCCAACGCCTGTGGCAGCTGAGCGAGAAGCTGATCGAGCGCTCTCCGGCCTGA
- a CDS encoding AraC family transcriptional regulator: MDRDQLSEVFDLIEVRGVLSGGFAERGRWVSRGELRTALKFFALVSGHARLTTDGIDAPIELEPGDVAVLNNRSWLELEGGTGAGPRSEITPEDPSADLVGVDLGTDDVLVGGRVELDPAGQALLQALPPVGHIRGSTAESATLRGTIRRVFDEVSNRRIGAEFAIRQHAQLLVLEMMRVYSDQAELPPGWLRLLTDERLRPAIGLMHAEPGKAWSLDELSRAAAMSRSSFAERFRAVAGVPPLTYLGRWRMLLGQRALRDSDVRIGALAAELGYTSESAFSTAFKRHVGLSPLRYRQRLRTRELALNGASTAAERADGRTGAARRITAQSAESRR; encoded by the coding sequence ATGGACAGGGATCAGCTCTCCGAGGTGTTCGACCTCATCGAGGTCCGAGGAGTGCTCTCCGGCGGGTTCGCGGAGCGCGGCCGGTGGGTTTCGCGCGGGGAGCTCCGGACCGCGCTGAAGTTCTTCGCGCTGGTGAGCGGTCACGCGCGGTTGACCACGGACGGAATCGACGCGCCGATCGAGCTCGAGCCGGGCGACGTCGCCGTGCTGAACAACCGGTCGTGGCTGGAGCTGGAGGGAGGCACCGGTGCCGGCCCGCGCAGCGAGATCACGCCCGAGGATCCCTCGGCTGATCTCGTCGGCGTCGACCTCGGCACCGACGATGTCCTCGTGGGTGGCCGGGTCGAGCTCGATCCGGCCGGTCAGGCGCTGCTTCAGGCGCTCCCGCCGGTCGGGCACATCCGGGGATCGACCGCCGAGTCGGCCACCCTGCGCGGCACCATCCGCAGGGTGTTCGACGAGGTGAGCAACCGCCGGATCGGCGCGGAGTTCGCGATCCGGCAGCACGCGCAGCTCTTGGTGCTGGAGATGATGCGCGTCTACAGCGACCAAGCCGAGCTGCCCCCGGGCTGGCTCCGGCTGCTGACCGACGAGCGGTTGCGACCCGCGATCGGGCTCATGCACGCCGAGCCGGGAAAGGCCTGGAGCCTGGACGAACTGTCCCGTGCCGCGGCGATGTCCCGCAGCTCGTTCGCGGAACGCTTCCGAGCCGTGGCGGGCGTCCCACCCCTGACCTACCTCGGCCGCTGGCGGATGCTGCTCGGGCAGCGGGCACTGCGCGACAGCGACGTCCGGATCGGAGCCCTCGCCGCGGAGCTGGGATACACCTCCGAGAGTGCGTTCAGCACCGCGTTCAAACGTCACGTCGGACTGTCTCCCCTGCGATACCGGCAGCGCCTGCGCACCCGCGAGCTTGCCCTGAACGGCGCCAGCACGGCAGCTGAGCGCGCCGACGGCCGAACGGGTGCTGCCCGGCGGATCACCGCCCAGTCGGCCGAGAGCCGTCGCTAG
- a CDS encoding MFS transporter, which yields MALPQASRGGIATPEPAARKTISVRDRLLLVAVLTGTFLSMLNDFIVNVATPAIRTELGATYAEVQLVIGGYILVYGVALVTGGRLGDIFGHRRMFLLGTGLFTLSSLACGLAPNPALLIAFRIAQALSAALFYPQVLSILQLVFTGRARAKAFSAFGATIGLASIAGQLIGGMLIGADLFGLTWRPIFLINVPVGLIAIAIAAWTLPKHAGSTGTRLDLPGAGLLSATLVLLIFPLVQGRELGWPVWTVGLLVLSAPALLAFLRWERRVADGARSPLVPPELHRIRGFGVGNAIALLFFAGNSGLFFLLPLQLQSGLGHSALHSGLTFTPLAVTFTLGSLLAPKLAPRLGNRVLSLGYAINVVGNTIVLVIVISAGTEVTGWLLAPAMAVVGLGQGLGMSPLVAAALADVPGKHSGAASGVIQTVMQVGMAFGVTVIGLVFFAALGSGTGPVEYSRAFTVALITQPLLALLALALVPLLTTGEERSAAAQS from the coding sequence ATGGCACTTCCGCAGGCTTCCCGGGGCGGTATCGCTACGCCGGAACCAGCCGCACGCAAAACGATCTCCGTCCGGGATCGGCTGCTGCTCGTCGCGGTCCTGACCGGCACGTTCCTGTCCATGCTCAACGACTTCATCGTCAACGTCGCCACCCCGGCGATCCGCACGGAACTCGGGGCGACCTACGCGGAAGTCCAACTCGTCATCGGCGGGTACATCCTGGTCTACGGCGTGGCGCTGGTGACGGGTGGCCGCTTGGGAGACATCTTCGGGCACCGCAGGATGTTCCTGCTCGGCACCGGCCTGTTCACACTCTCCTCGCTCGCCTGCGGTCTGGCGCCGAATCCGGCGCTGCTGATCGCGTTTCGCATCGCACAAGCGCTGAGCGCCGCCCTCTTCTACCCCCAGGTCCTGTCGATCCTGCAGCTGGTGTTCACCGGCCGGGCGCGCGCGAAGGCGTTCAGCGCATTCGGCGCGACGATCGGGCTTGCGTCCATCGCGGGCCAGCTCATCGGCGGGATGCTGATCGGAGCGGATCTCTTCGGTCTGACCTGGCGGCCCATCTTCCTGATCAACGTGCCGGTCGGTTTGATCGCCATCGCGATCGCCGCCTGGACCCTGCCCAAGCACGCGGGCAGCACCGGAACGCGCCTGGACCTGCCCGGTGCCGGGCTGCTGTCCGCCACCCTGGTGCTGCTGATCTTCCCACTCGTCCAGGGCCGTGAACTGGGCTGGCCGGTCTGGACGGTCGGTCTGCTCGTTCTCAGCGCACCGGCGCTGCTGGCGTTCCTGCGGTGGGAGCGCCGCGTGGCCGACGGTGCGAGGTCACCCCTGGTACCGCCCGAACTGCACCGGATCCGCGGCTTCGGTGTCGGCAACGCGATAGCCCTGCTGTTCTTCGCGGGCAACAGCGGCCTCTTCTTCCTGCTGCCGTTGCAGCTCCAGTCCGGGCTCGGGCACAGCGCCCTCCACTCCGGCCTCACCTTCACCCCGCTGGCGGTGACCTTCACCCTCGGCTCGCTGCTGGCTCCGAAACTGGCGCCCAGGCTGGGGAACCGCGTGCTCAGCCTCGGTTATGCCATCAACGTCGTCGGCAACACCATCGTCCTGGTCATCGTGATCAGCGCAGGGACGGAGGTAACGGGCTGGTTGCTAGCACCTGCCATGGCCGTGGTCGGGCTGGGCCAGGGCCTCGGCATGAGCCCGCTGGTCGCGGCAGCGCTCGCCGACGTGCCGGGCAAGCACTCCGGTGCTGCCTCCGGCGTCATCCAAACGGTCATGCAAGTGGGCATGGCGTTCGGCGTGACGGTGATCGGACTGGTGTTCTTCGCCGCCCTCGGTTCCGGAACCGGACCCGTCGAGTACAGCCGGGCGTTCACCGTCGCCCTGATCACCCAGCCTCTGCTGGCCCTGCTGGCCCTGGCACTGGTCCCGCTGCTGACCACCGGAGAGGAGCGCAGCGCCGCAGCCCAGAGCTGA
- a CDS encoding LysR family transcriptional regulator: protein MEFRELESFLVLTEELHFGRTAERLHVSPPRITQNLQSLEQRIGGRLFDRTSRRVGLTPLGEQFRDDISDAYAQLARALERATATARGISGTLRVGFIGSGANERTSELVTEFGARHPGCEVRMVEVHCADPLGPLRAGEVDVLIMRLPVDEPDLEVGPVLLAEPRMLAVPSGHPFAERSSVSVEDLARVEVVDVVGPAPDYWWEFHVPTVTPRGRLINRRHGVRTFQELLTAVANGQGVSPVVESVSRYYARPDIVLVPLRDMPDSEVALVWRTAGETARVRAFADTAGAVAPRPQTCAV, encoded by the coding sequence GTGGAGTTTCGCGAGCTGGAATCCTTCCTCGTTCTCACCGAGGAATTGCACTTCGGGCGCACTGCCGAGCGGTTGCACGTGTCGCCGCCCCGCATCACCCAGAATCTCCAGTCGCTGGAACAGCGGATCGGCGGGCGGCTGTTCGACCGCACCAGCCGTCGGGTCGGGCTGACTCCGCTCGGCGAACAGTTCCGGGACGACATCAGCGATGCCTACGCGCAGTTGGCGCGTGCATTGGAGCGCGCCACCGCGACTGCCCGCGGCATCAGCGGAACCCTGCGGGTGGGATTCATCGGTTCGGGCGCGAACGAGCGGACTTCAGAGCTGGTGACCGAGTTCGGCGCTCGGCATCCGGGGTGCGAGGTGCGGATGGTCGAGGTGCACTGCGCCGATCCGCTCGGCCCGCTGCGTGCCGGAGAGGTGGACGTGCTGATCATGCGCTTGCCGGTCGACGAACCCGATCTGGAGGTCGGCCCGGTGCTGCTGGCGGAGCCCAGGATGCTCGCCGTACCCAGTGGGCATCCGTTCGCCGAGCGCTCGTCGGTGTCGGTGGAGGACCTGGCCAGGGTGGAGGTCGTCGACGTCGTGGGCCCCGCACCGGACTACTGGTGGGAGTTTCACGTCCCGACGGTCACACCCCGCGGCCGGTTGATCAACCGCAGGCACGGCGTGCGGACCTTCCAGGAACTGCTCACGGCGGTGGCCAACGGCCAGGGCGTGTCGCCGGTGGTGGAATCGGTGTCCCGGTACTACGCACGCCCGGACATCGTGCTCGTGCCGTTGCGGGACATGCCTGACTCCGAGGTCGCGCTGGTGTGGCGCACGGCGGGTGAGACCGCCCGGGTGCGCGCGTTCGCCGACACCGCCGGGGCCGTGGCACCGCGACCGCAGACCTGCGCGGTTTGA
- the pgl gene encoding 6-phosphogluconolactonase → MTRVVVHASGELLAAAAAARLITALVDAQAEHGVASVVLTGGRTGIGVLEQVRRSPARGAVDWANVDVYWGDERFLPDGDPERNETQAREALLDHVPVDPERVHPMAPSDGKFGEDADAAAAHYAEVLAAKAAPATDIAVPRFDVLLLGVGEEGHTASLFPDTPYVKEAERTVVGVHDCPKPPPTRISLTLPAIQAASEVWLMTTGAAKAEPVAAALAGAKPVDIPAAGARGRNKTLWLLDATAATQLPTGS, encoded by the coding sequence GTGACCCGCGTGGTGGTGCACGCCTCGGGCGAGCTGCTGGCCGCCGCGGCGGCAGCGCGGCTGATCACCGCGCTGGTGGACGCCCAGGCCGAGCACGGCGTGGCCTCGGTGGTGCTCACCGGCGGCCGCACCGGCATCGGTGTGCTGGAGCAGGTCCGCCGCTCCCCCGCCCGCGGCGCGGTGGACTGGGCGAACGTGGACGTCTACTGGGGCGATGAGCGGTTCCTGCCGGACGGCGACCCGGAGCGCAACGAGACCCAGGCCCGCGAAGCGCTGCTGGACCACGTGCCGGTGGACCCGGAGCGGGTGCACCCGATGGCCCCGTCGGACGGCAAGTTCGGCGAGGACGCAGATGCGGCCGCCGCGCACTACGCGGAGGTCCTGGCGGCCAAAGCGGCCCCGGCCACCGACATCGCGGTGCCCCGCTTCGACGTCCTCCTGCTGGGAGTCGGCGAAGAGGGCCACACGGCGTCCCTGTTCCCGGACACGCCGTACGTGAAGGAGGCGGAGCGAACGGTGGTGGGCGTCCACGACTGCCCGAAGCCGCCGCCGACCCGCATCTCCCTGACCCTCCCGGCGATCCAAGCGGCGTCGGAGGTCTGGCTGATGACGACCGGAGCGGCCAAAGCCGAGCCGGTAGCGGCAGCCCTGGCTGGCGCGAAGCCGGTGGACATCCCGGCGGCAGGAGCCCGAGGCCGCAACAAGACCCTCTGGCTCCTGGACGCAACAGCAGCGACCCAGCTCCCCACCGGAAGCTGA
- the opcA gene encoding glucose-6-phosphate dehydrogenase assembly protein OpcA — protein MIIDLPSTTTSQVNKKLVELRETGGAVALGRVLTLVVVTGDGTEVEKAIQAANDASREHPCRVIVVASGARQAAPRLDAQIRIGGDAGASEVIVLRLYGPLADEGAGSVVPLLLPDAPVVAWWPTNAPEVPSKDPIGALSHRRITDAANEADPIASLQNRLQSYADGDTDLAWTRLTSWRAMLAAAMDLPPHEPVTAATVTGAADSPSTDLLAGWLASYLEVPVRRVDHPRGPGIVSAVLERPSGNVEIVRPDGKVGTLTQPGQPDRRVSLQRREVRDCLVEELRRLDPDEIYEVTLGGLDKIVRDEPEQPEDES, from the coding sequence GTGATCATCGACCTGCCGTCCACCACGACCTCGCAGGTCAACAAGAAGCTGGTGGAGCTGCGCGAGACCGGCGGCGCGGTCGCGCTGGGCCGGGTGCTGACGCTGGTGGTCGTCACCGGCGACGGCACCGAGGTGGAGAAGGCCATCCAGGCCGCCAACGACGCCAGCCGGGAGCACCCGTGCCGGGTGATCGTGGTGGCCAGCGGAGCGCGGCAGGCCGCGCCCCGGCTGGACGCCCAGATCCGCATCGGCGGTGACGCGGGTGCGTCCGAGGTGATCGTGCTGCGGCTGTACGGGCCGCTGGCCGACGAGGGCGCGGGTTCGGTCGTCCCGCTGCTGCTGCCGGACGCCCCGGTGGTGGCGTGGTGGCCCACCAACGCCCCGGAGGTCCCGTCGAAGGACCCGATCGGCGCGCTGTCGCACCGCCGGATCACCGACGCGGCCAACGAGGCGGACCCGATCGCGTCCCTGCAGAACCGCCTGCAGTCCTACGCCGACGGCGACACGGACCTGGCCTGGACCCGGCTGACCTCGTGGCGCGCGATGCTGGCGGCGGCGATGGACCTGCCGCCGCACGAGCCGGTCACGGCCGCCACGGTGACCGGTGCGGCGGATTCGCCGTCGACCGATCTGCTGGCCGGGTGGCTGGCCAGCTACCTGGAGGTCCCGGTGCGCCGGGTGGATCACCCGCGCGGGCCGGGCATCGTCTCGGCGGTGCTGGAGCGCCCGTCGGGCAACGTGGAGATCGTCCGCCCGGACGGCAAGGTGGGCACGCTGACGCAGCCGGGCCAGCCGGACCGCCGGGTGTCGTTGCAGCGCCGCGAGGTCCGCGACTGCCTCGTCGAGGAGCTGCGCCGCCTGGACCCGGACGAGATCTACGAGGTCACCCTGGGCGGCCTGGACAAGATCGTCCGCGACGAGCCGGAGCAGCCGGAGGACGAGTCGTGA
- the zwf gene encoding glucose-6-phosphate dehydrogenase: MTPPEQQWQNPLRDPRDKRLPRIAGPCGLTIFGVTGDLSRKKLMPAIYDLANRGLLPPGFALTGFARRDWADQDFGQVVYEAVKEHARTPFHQSVWDRLAEGIRFVPGSFDDDEAFNRLADTVKHLDAERGTGGNHAFYLSVPPSAFPTVLKQLSRSGLTDQSGDSWRRVVIEKPFGHDLESAKHLNHIVNEVFPEDSVFRIDHYLGKETVQNLLALRFANQLFEPIWNAHYVDHVQITMAEDIGLGGRAGYYDGIGAARDVIQNHLLQLMALTAMEEPVSFAPQDLRAEKVKVLSATKPVGPFDETTARGQYTGGWQGGSLVPGLHEEGGFAADSITETYAAITLEVESRRWAGVPFYLRTGKRLGRRVTEIAVVFKRAPHLPFDSTMTEELGQNALVIRVQPDEGVTMRFGAKVPGTSMEVRDVTMDFGYGHAFTESSPEAYERLILDVLLGEPSLFPVNEEVELSWKILDPVLDHWAARGKPQPYKAGTWGPPSAEAMMARTGRVWRRP; the protein is encoded by the coding sequence GTGACCCCGCCAGAGCAGCAGTGGCAGAACCCGCTGCGGGATCCGCGGGACAAGCGGCTGCCCCGGATCGCCGGCCCGTGCGGCCTGACGATCTTCGGCGTGACCGGTGACCTGTCCCGCAAGAAGCTGATGCCCGCGATCTACGACCTGGCCAACCGGGGCCTGCTGCCGCCGGGCTTCGCGCTGACCGGGTTCGCCCGCCGCGACTGGGCCGACCAGGACTTCGGCCAGGTCGTCTACGAGGCGGTCAAGGAGCACGCGCGCACCCCGTTCCACCAGAGCGTCTGGGACCGGCTGGCGGAGGGCATCCGGTTCGTGCCGGGTTCCTTCGACGACGACGAGGCCTTCAACCGCCTCGCCGACACCGTCAAGCACCTCGACGCAGAGCGCGGCACGGGCGGCAACCACGCCTTCTACCTGTCGGTGCCGCCGTCGGCGTTCCCGACGGTGCTCAAGCAGCTGTCCCGCTCCGGGCTGACCGACCAGTCCGGGGACAGCTGGCGCCGGGTGGTCATCGAGAAGCCGTTCGGCCACGACCTGGAGAGCGCGAAGCACCTCAACCACATCGTCAACGAGGTGTTCCCCGAGGACTCGGTGTTCCGCATCGACCACTACCTCGGCAAGGAGACGGTGCAGAACCTGCTGGCGCTGCGCTTCGCCAACCAGCTGTTCGAGCCGATCTGGAACGCGCACTACGTCGACCACGTGCAGATCACCATGGCCGAGGACATCGGGCTGGGCGGGCGCGCGGGCTACTACGACGGCATCGGCGCCGCCCGGGACGTGATCCAGAACCACCTGCTGCAGCTGATGGCGCTGACGGCGATGGAGGAGCCGGTCTCGTTCGCGCCGCAGGACCTGCGCGCGGAGAAGGTGAAGGTGCTCTCGGCGACCAAGCCGGTCGGCCCGTTCGACGAGACCACCGCGCGCGGCCAGTACACCGGTGGCTGGCAGGGCGGTTCGCTGGTGCCGGGGCTGCACGAGGAGGGCGGGTTCGCCGCCGACTCGATCACCGAGACCTACGCGGCGATCACCCTCGAGGTGGAGAGCCGCCGCTGGGCCGGGGTGCCGTTCTACCTGCGCACCGGCAAGCGGCTGGGCCGCCGGGTCACCGAGATCGCGGTGGTGTTCAAGCGCGCGCCGCACCTGCCGTTCGACAGCACGATGACCGAGGAGCTGGGGCAGAACGCCCTGGTGATCCGGGTGCAGCCGGACGAGGGCGTGACGATGCGCTTCGGCGCGAAGGTGCCGGGCACGTCGATGGAGGTGCGCGACGTGACCATGGACTTCGGTTACGGGCACGCCTTCACCGAGTCCTCGCCGGAGGCCTACGAGCGGCTGATCCTGGACGTGCTGCTGGGCGAGCCGTCGCTGTTCCCGGTCAACGAAGAAGTCGAACTGTCCTGGAAGATCCTCGACCCGGTGCTGGACCACTGGGCCGCGCGCGGCAAGCCGCAGCCCTACAAGGCGGGCACCTGGGGCCCGCCGTCGGCGGAGGCCATGATGGCCCGCACCGGACGCGTCTGGAGGCGACCGTGA